A single Tenacibaculum sp. 190524A02b DNA region contains:
- a CDS encoding PadR family transcriptional regulator: protein MGNKKLYKGSLQTIILKLLAQNSKMYGYEITQKVKELTKGELLITEGALYPALHKMEAEGLLEVEVAKVGNRLRKYYKLTENGTKETVNRLAEMQEFLKTMQQLVNPKFSLE, encoded by the coding sequence ATGGGAAACAAAAAACTATACAAGGGTTCTTTACAAACCATTATTTTAAAGCTATTAGCACAAAACAGCAAAATGTATGGCTATGAGATTACTCAAAAAGTAAAAGAACTGACGAAGGGAGAATTGCTCATTACGGAAGGCGCATTGTATCCTGCTTTGCACAAAATGGAAGCAGAGGGCTTATTAGAAGTTGAAGTTGCAAAAGTAGGAAACAGGCTGCGTAAATATTATAAACTTACTGAAAACGGCACCAAAGAAACCGTTAATCGATTAGCTGAAATGCAAGAGTTTTTAAAAACCATGCAACAGTTAGTAAACCCTAAGTTTAGTTTAGAATAA
- a CDS encoding ferredoxin--NADP reductase, whose translation MAKFYKLTIKEIIKETADAVSILFTIPESLKGTFSFVAGQYITLKKEINGEEVRRAYSICSSPKSHELKVAVKAVENGKFSTYAISKLSEGEELEVTAPEGKFILKPEQGKNYIGFAAGSGITPVLSMIKSVLESSMGNFTLVYGNKSIADTIFFEEINKLKELYSEQFKVHYVFSRERKEGELFGRIDKGHVNYFVKNIYKETSFDGAFLCGPEEMIQIASETMQDNGMNKSTIYFELFTASKKEENIDAIKEGQTEVKVMLDDEEATFTMKQTDTILAASLRNKLDAPYSCQGGVCSSCIALVTEGKAVMTKNSILTDDELEEGLVLTCMAHPTTPTITVDFDEV comes from the coding sequence ATGGCAAAATTTTACAAACTAACTATAAAAGAAATTATAAAAGAGACTGCAGATGCTGTTTCTATTTTGTTTACAATACCTGAAAGTTTAAAAGGAACTTTTTCTTTTGTAGCTGGGCAATATATAACTCTAAAAAAAGAAATTAATGGCGAGGAAGTTAGAAGGGCATATTCTATTTGTTCTTCTCCAAAAAGTCATGAATTAAAAGTAGCGGTAAAGGCGGTTGAAAACGGAAAGTTTTCTACATATGCAATTTCAAAGCTTTCTGAGGGAGAAGAGCTAGAGGTTACAGCACCTGAGGGAAAGTTTATATTAAAGCCAGAGCAAGGTAAGAACTATATAGGTTTTGCTGCGGGTAGTGGAATTACCCCTGTTTTATCAATGATAAAGTCTGTTTTAGAAAGCTCTATGGGTAATTTCACATTAGTTTACGGGAATAAAAGTATAGCCGATACTATATTTTTTGAAGAAATAAATAAACTAAAAGAACTGTATTCAGAACAGTTCAAGGTACATTATGTTTTTAGTAGAGAGAGAAAAGAAGGTGAGTTGTTTGGAAGAATTGATAAGGGGCATGTGAATTATTTTGTGAAAAATATTTACAAAGAAACGTCTTTTGACGGTGCCTTTTTATGTGGCCCTGAAGAAATGATTCAAATAGCTTCTGAAACAATGCAGGATAATGGAATGAATAAAAGTACTATTTATTTTGAATTATTTACTGCTTCTAAAAAAGAGGAGAATATTGACGCTATAAAAGAAGGTCAAACAGAGGTGAAAGTAATGTTAGATGATGAGGAAGCTACTTTTACTATGAAGCAAACTGACACTATTTTAGCGGCTAGTTTACGTAATAAGTTAGATGCACCTTACTCTTGTCAAGGAGGAGTGTGTAGTAGTTGTATAGCTTTGGTTACAGAAGGGAAAGCGGTAATGACTAAAAACTCTATTTTAACAGATGATGAATTAGAAGAAGGTTTGGTGTTAACTTGTATGGCACATCCAACAACTCCTACTATTACTGTTGATTTTGATGAGGTTTAA
- a CDS encoding LysE family translocator, with product MGFYDFKNAFLAGVFMSFMIGPVFFMLIKTSILKGARAAIAFDVGVILGDISFMLIAYYGSRSLLEKIKDDPRLFLIGGLVLIIYGLITYLDKNNKKETEAPDVKVPDSDNYLKLLLKGFFLNFINIGVLAFWLGTMLVVGPSLNMDPNAIFWYFAVIILGYAVTDLIKILLAKQLKSKLTPLVIYRIKRGMGVLLIVFGALFMLKGFIPKEKINTILEKVEKTTSKTQ from the coding sequence ATGGGTTTCTACGATTTTAAAAATGCTTTTTTAGCAGGTGTTTTCATGTCCTTTATGATTGGGCCGGTTTTTTTTATGTTAATAAAAACTAGTATTTTAAAAGGAGCAAGAGCAGCTATTGCATTTGATGTAGGTGTAATATTGGGAGATATTTCATTTATGTTAATTGCTTATTATGGTAGTAGAAGTTTATTAGAAAAGATAAAAGACGATCCTCGTTTATTTTTAATTGGAGGGTTAGTTTTGATAATATATGGTTTAATAACTTACTTAGATAAAAATAATAAAAAAGAAACGGAAGCCCCAGATGTAAAGGTGCCAGATAGTGATAATTATTTAAAGTTACTTTTAAAAGGCTTTTTCTTGAATTTCATTAATATTGGAGTGTTGGCTTTTTGGTTGGGAACAATGTTAGTTGTTGGGCCATCTTTAAATATGGATCCTAATGCTATATTTTGGTATTTTGCAGTGATAATTTTAGGGTATGCTGTAACGGATTTGATTAAAATTTTGTTAGCAAAGCAACTAAAAAGTAAGCTAACTCCTTTAGTGATATATCGTATAAAAAGAGGTATGGGGGTTTTGTTAATTGTTTTTGGTGCTTTGTTTATGTTAAAAGGATTTATTCCTAAAGAAAAAATTAATACAATTTTAGAGAAAGTAGAGAAAACGACTTCTAAAACCCAATAA
- the mgtE gene encoding magnesium transporter — protein sequence MALEITKELLENVQDLIKNQKDTTLSDFFSDVHHADIAEVLDELSFDQAVYIIRLLDSETTSEVLMDVDEDVREKVLEQLSAKEIAEEIDELDTDDAADVIAELPEGKKQEVIQKIEDKEHAKEIVELLRYDEDSAGGLMAKELVKVNENWNVLTCVKEMRQQAEAVTRVHSIYVIDNHGKLKGRLSLKDLLMASTRAKIAEVYIPNVDFVKVHDKAEEVANVMRKYDLEAIPVVNELGVLVGRITIDDIVDVIKEEAEKDYQLAAGITQDVEANDSILELTRARLPWLFLGLLGGIGAARIMGFFEGALEKNAILFMFTPLIAAMAGNVGVQSSAIIVQGLANDDVKGSITNRLLKEVSLAMVNGLVLSILLFFFTWIWKGDVITATAISISLFAVIIVAGLIGTFIPLFLDKRGIDPAIATGPFITTCNDIFGILIYFWIAKVIIGF from the coding sequence ATGGCATTAGAAATCACTAAAGAGCTCTTAGAAAATGTACAAGACTTAATTAAAAATCAAAAAGACACTACGCTTTCTGATTTTTTTTCTGATGTTCATCATGCTGATATTGCTGAAGTTTTAGATGAACTTTCATTTGACCAAGCAGTTTATATCATTCGTTTATTAGACTCTGAAACTACTTCTGAAGTATTAATGGACGTTGATGAAGATGTTCGAGAGAAAGTTCTAGAACAATTATCTGCAAAAGAAATAGCTGAAGAAATTGATGAGTTAGACACTGATGATGCTGCTGATGTTATTGCTGAGCTTCCTGAAGGCAAAAAACAAGAAGTAATTCAAAAAATTGAAGATAAAGAGCACGCTAAAGAAATTGTTGAACTTTTACGTTATGACGAAGATTCTGCAGGAGGGTTAATGGCTAAAGAACTAGTAAAAGTTAATGAAAACTGGAATGTTTTAACCTGCGTTAAAGAAATGAGGCAACAAGCTGAAGCTGTAACGCGAGTACACTCTATTTACGTAATTGACAACCACGGTAAATTAAAAGGAAGACTTTCATTAAAAGATCTTTTAATGGCCTCTACTCGTGCAAAAATTGCTGAAGTTTATATCCCAAATGTAGATTTTGTCAAAGTACACGATAAAGCTGAAGAAGTTGCTAATGTAATGCGTAAATATGATTTAGAAGCTATTCCTGTTGTAAATGAATTAGGCGTGTTAGTTGGACGAATTACTATTGATGATATTGTTGATGTTATTAAAGAAGAAGCAGAAAAAGACTATCAATTAGCTGCTGGTATTACTCAAGATGTAGAAGCAAATGATTCCATTTTAGAATTAACAAGAGCAAGATTACCTTGGCTATTTTTAGGTCTATTAGGAGGAATAGGAGCTGCAAGAATTATGGGTTTTTTTGAAGGTGCTTTGGAAAAAAACGCAATACTTTTTATGTTCACACCTTTAATAGCTGCTATGGCTGGCAATGTAGGTGTACAATCATCAGCAATTATTGTTCAAGGTTTAGCTAATGATGATGTTAAAGGAAGTATTACTAACCGATTACTGAAAGAAGTATCACTAGCTATGGTAAATGGATTGGTATTATCTATTTTACTTTTCTTTTTCACCTGGATTTGGAAAGGTGATGTCATTACCGCTACAGCTATTTCAATCTCATTATTTGCCGTTATTATTGTTGCTGGACTTATAGGTACTTTTATTCCACTTTTCCTTGACAAAAGAGGTATTGATCCTGCCATTGCAACAGGCCCCTTCATTACCACATGTAATGATATTTTTGGAATTTTAATTTACTTTTGGATTGCTAAAGTTATTATTGGGTTTTAG
- the rsmA gene encoding 16S rRNA (adenine(1518)-N(6)/adenine(1519)-N(6))-dimethyltransferase RsmA yields the protein MSVRAKKHLGQHFLTDENIAKKIADSLTENGYNHVLEIGPGMGVLTKYLLEKEPKVTVMELDSESVSYLKDTFPLENIKLDTSLDKFNIIEGDFLKQNISKIFNNEQVAIIGNFPYNISSQIVFKAIENRDFVPEFSGMFQKEVAQRIAEKEGSKTYGILSVLTQAFFDAEYLFTVPPTVFNPPPKVDSGVIRLIRKENYTLPVDEKLFFRVVKTSFNQRRKMLRSSLKSFNLSDTLKEDPIFAMRPEQLSVQDFINLTSKIANNGIRNH from the coding sequence ATGAGTGTAAGAGCAAAAAAACATTTAGGACAACATTTTTTAACCGATGAAAATATTGCTAAAAAAATAGCAGACTCCTTAACTGAAAATGGATATAACCATGTATTAGAAATAGGACCTGGAATGGGAGTTTTAACAAAATACTTATTAGAAAAAGAGCCCAAAGTAACTGTTATGGAATTAGATAGTGAATCTGTTTCTTATTTAAAAGATACCTTTCCTTTAGAAAATATAAAACTAGACACTTCTTTAGATAAATTTAATATTATTGAAGGTGATTTTTTAAAACAAAACATCTCTAAAATTTTCAATAATGAACAAGTAGCAATTATTGGAAATTTCCCTTATAACATTTCTTCTCAAATTGTTTTTAAAGCGATTGAGAATCGTGATTTTGTACCTGAGTTTTCAGGGATGTTTCAAAAAGAAGTTGCTCAAAGAATCGCTGAAAAAGAAGGAAGTAAAACATATGGTATATTATCTGTTTTAACACAAGCTTTTTTTGATGCAGAATATTTATTTACCGTTCCTCCAACTGTTTTTAATCCACCTCCAAAAGTAGACTCTGGAGTTATTCGTTTAATAAGAAAAGAAAACTACACGTTACCTGTTGATGAAAAATTATTTTTTAGAGTAGTAAAAACTTCATTTAACCAACGAAGAAAAATGCTTCGTTCTAGTTTAAAATCCTTCAATCTCTCGGATACCTTAAAAGAAGACCCTATATTTGCGATGCGTCCTGAACAATTGTCAGTACAAGACTTTATAAACTTAACGTCTAAAATCGCAAACAATGGCATTAGAAATCACTAA
- a CDS encoding DUF4286 family protein — protein sequence MYIYNVTVNVDESIHAEWLVWIEQHIPEVLATGHFVSAKMTQVLVDEEMGGITYSIQYSAKTREDLDNYYKNDADRLRQDGLIRFQGKSLAFRTELKVINEFYPTAKSN from the coding sequence ATGTATATATATAACGTAACAGTAAACGTAGACGAAAGTATCCATGCTGAATGGTTAGTTTGGATTGAACAGCATATTCCTGAAGTATTAGCTACCGGACATTTTGTAAGTGCTAAAATGACTCAAGTCCTAGTTGATGAAGAAATGGGAGGAATCACATACTCTATCCAGTACTCTGCTAAAACTAGAGAAGATTTAGATAATTATTATAAAAATGATGCTGATAGATTAAGGCAAGATGGTTTGATTAGATTTCAAGGAAAATCATTAGCTTTTAGAACAGAACTAAAAGTAATTAACGAGTTTTACCCTACTGCAAAAAGTAATTAA
- a CDS encoding tetratricopeptide repeat protein: MKKVLLIFVFFTVSQFVFSQKNNFIIAENYFRNSEYEKAIQLYKELYNKSPYNTTYLKRLVSCYQETSQFTVAENLLQNKLKRYPKQTYIYTMLGYNFERQQQSDKANKQYIKALESVKNNSGYAGIIANLFKSYNKLDYAIKAYNSIMLNNPKANYGFQLAQIYGEKGDFEKMFISYVDLVDKNENYLNNIKRYTSKYINDDQENESNVLFKKALLKKSISNPKNIWNDLLAWLFIKQKQYSKALIQYKALLARNGDNLRNISNLGQITFQDKDYNTATECYDLIIEKTNHPTDKFLAIQKKIEIDIATKQPNIEEKFDTIFKQHGINKNTLFIQLAYADYLTFTKNNPEKAIAVLEKAIKVANSKFNKASVKLKLGEVLVFNKQFNKALIYFSQVQTQFKNHFLAQEARFKVAQASYFKNDFKWAKAQLKVLKGSATQLIANDATELFLTITDNQPKDSISTGLKEYAKADLLAYQNKNKEAINLLSNVITNYKNQPIEDEALYKQATLYIKQKEYGKAINNFEKVLQLDPQGILVDNSLYQLGEVYNNELNNPEKASEYYQKIIFDHVSSIYLVDARKKFRKLRGDNI, from the coding sequence ATGAAGAAAGTTTTACTCATATTTGTTTTTTTTACTGTGTCACAATTCGTTTTTTCTCAAAAAAACAATTTTATAATTGCTGAAAACTACTTTAGAAATAGTGAGTACGAAAAGGCAATACAGCTTTACAAAGAACTATACAATAAAAGCCCTTATAATACTACCTATTTAAAAAGGCTAGTAAGTTGCTATCAAGAAACCTCGCAATTTACAGTTGCAGAAAATTTACTGCAAAACAAATTAAAAAGGTATCCAAAGCAAACATATATCTACACCATGTTGGGCTATAATTTTGAGCGTCAACAACAATCAGACAAAGCCAACAAACAATACATAAAAGCACTAGAGTCTGTTAAAAATAACAGTGGCTATGCAGGTATTATTGCTAATCTTTTTAAAAGCTACAATAAACTGGACTATGCTATTAAAGCTTACAATAGCATCATGCTTAATAACCCAAAAGCTAATTATGGGTTTCAACTTGCTCAAATTTATGGTGAAAAAGGCGATTTTGAAAAAATGTTTATTTCTTACGTAGATTTAGTTGATAAAAATGAAAACTATCTTAACAACATAAAAAGATATACTAGTAAATATATAAATGATGACCAAGAAAATGAAAGCAACGTTTTATTTAAAAAAGCACTTCTAAAAAAATCCATTAGCAACCCCAAAAATATATGGAATGATTTGTTAGCTTGGTTATTTATTAAACAAAAACAATACTCAAAAGCTTTAATTCAATATAAAGCTTTGCTGGCTAGAAACGGAGACAACCTAAGAAACATTAGTAACCTAGGGCAAATCACATTTCAAGATAAAGATTACAATACAGCTACGGAATGTTATGACTTAATTATTGAGAAAACGAATCACCCTACTGATAAATTCCTAGCAATTCAAAAAAAAATAGAGATTGACATAGCCACTAAACAACCCAATATTGAGGAAAAATTCGATACTATTTTCAAGCAACACGGCATTAATAAAAACACATTATTTATTCAGCTTGCTTACGCAGATTATTTAACATTCACTAAAAACAATCCTGAAAAGGCCATTGCAGTTTTAGAGAAAGCTATTAAAGTAGCTAATTCAAAATTCAACAAAGCTTCAGTAAAGTTAAAACTAGGAGAGGTCTTAGTTTTTAACAAACAGTTTAATAAAGCTCTTATTTATTTTTCCCAAGTACAAACTCAGTTTAAAAATCATTTTTTAGCTCAAGAAGCTCGTTTTAAAGTTGCTCAAGCTTCTTATTTTAAGAATGATTTTAAATGGGCTAAAGCACAACTAAAAGTCCTTAAAGGTTCAGCAACACAATTAATTGCCAATGATGCAACAGAGCTTTTTTTAACTATTACTGATAACCAACCAAAAGATAGTATATCAACAGGTTTAAAAGAATATGCTAAAGCTGACCTATTAGCCTACCAAAACAAAAACAAAGAAGCTATCAATTTATTATCAAATGTTATTACCAACTATAAAAACCAACCTATTGAAGACGAAGCTTTATACAAACAAGCTACTCTTTATATTAAGCAGAAAGAATATGGTAAGGCTATAAACAATTTTGAAAAAGTTTTACAACTAGACCCACAAGGGATATTAGTAGATAATAGTCTTTACCAACTAGGAGAAGTATACAATAACGAATTAAATAATCCAGAAAAGGCTTCTGAATACTATCAAAAGATTATTTTTGACCACGTTTCTAGTATTTACCTTGTTGATGCAAGAAAAAAGTTTAGAAAACTTAGAGGCGATAACATCTAA
- the serS gene encoding serine--tRNA ligase: protein MLQVQFIRENKQTVLEGLAKRNFANAETMIEEVLTIDETRRATQVSLDNVLAESNKISKEIGNLFKSGEVQKANLLKKKTGQLKEQSKELTEKLNNASDALLNLLYQIPNVPHASVVSGTNEEDNEEIFKEGIIPDLGENALPHWELAKKYDIIDFDLGAKVSGAGFPIYKGKGARLQRALISYFLDKNTAAGYTEVQVPHLINEASGYGTGQLPDKEGQMYHITVDDLYLIPTSEVPITNMHRGDLLQEADLPKSYTGYTPCFRREAGSYGAHVRGLNRLHQFDKVEIVRVEHPDNSYQALNGMVEHIKDILRELKLPYRILRLCGGDTGFTAALTFDFELYSTAQERWLEISSASNFETFQANRLKLRFKNKEGKSQLAHTLNGSSLALPRVLAGILENYQTEDGIKIPDVLIPYCGFDKID, encoded by the coding sequence ATGTTACAGGTTCAGTTTATTAGAGAAAACAAACAAACTGTTTTAGAAGGGTTAGCAAAACGAAACTTTGCTAATGCTGAAACAATGATTGAAGAAGTATTAACTATAGATGAAACTAGAAGAGCTACTCAAGTTTCATTAGATAATGTATTGGCTGAATCTAATAAAATATCCAAAGAAATTGGGAATCTATTTAAATCTGGTGAAGTACAGAAAGCAAACCTATTAAAGAAAAAAACAGGACAACTAAAAGAACAATCTAAAGAGTTAACGGAAAAGCTTAACAATGCTTCGGACGCTTTATTAAATTTATTGTATCAAATTCCAAATGTTCCGCATGCATCTGTTGTTTCTGGTACAAACGAAGAAGATAATGAAGAAATTTTCAAAGAAGGAATTATTCCTGATTTAGGGGAAAATGCTCTACCTCACTGGGAATTAGCTAAAAAATATGACATTATAGATTTTGATTTAGGAGCAAAAGTTAGTGGTGCTGGTTTTCCTATATATAAAGGTAAAGGAGCTAGACTACAAAGAGCTTTAATTTCTTATTTCTTAGATAAAAACACCGCAGCTGGTTACACTGAGGTTCAAGTACCTCATTTAATTAATGAAGCTTCTGGGTACGGAACAGGACAATTACCTGATAAAGAAGGTCAAATGTATCATATTACAGTTGATGATTTATATTTAATACCTACTTCTGAAGTACCGATCACTAACATGCACAGAGGAGATTTGTTACAAGAAGCTGATTTACCAAAATCTTATACTGGATATACTCCATGTTTTAGAAGAGAAGCTGGAAGTTATGGAGCACATGTTAGAGGTTTAAACCGTTTACATCAATTTGATAAAGTTGAAATTGTTAGAGTTGAACACCCTGATAATTCTTATCAAGCATTAAATGGCATGGTAGAGCATATAAAAGATATATTACGTGAATTAAAATTACCATATCGAATTCTACGTTTATGTGGAGGAGATACTGGTTTTACTGCTGCTTTAACTTTTGATTTTGAACTATATTCAACGGCTCAAGAGCGTTGGCTAGAAATTAGTTCTGCTTCTAACTTTGAAACATTTCAAGCTAACAGATTAAAATTACGTTTTAAAAATAAGGAAGGAAAAAGCCAATTAGCCCACACTTTAAATGGTAGTTCTTTAGCATTACCTCGTGTGTTGGCTGGTATTTTAGAGAATTACCAAACAGAAGATGGAATTAAAATTCCTGATGTATTGATTCCTTATTGTGGTTTTGATAAGATAGATTAA
- a CDS encoding helix-turn-helix transcriptional regulator, which produces MILTKDEITLRKIALCVKTLRSEYNVTLNEFYIDTGIHLARIEQGKTNVTVFTLQKICDYFDITMSDFFSMIEEI; this is translated from the coding sequence ATGATACTAACTAAAGATGAGATAACTTTAAGAAAAATAGCACTTTGTGTTAAAACATTACGTAGTGAATATAATGTAACCTTAAACGAATTTTACATTGACACTGGGATTCATTTAGCAAGAATAGAGCAAGGCAAAACAAATGTGACTGTATTTACGCTTCAAAAAATATGCGATTATTTTGATATAACCATGTCAGATTTTTTTAGCATGATTGAAGAAATTTAG